CATCAACCCGGCCATCCAGCAGGCGGGTCGCGGGGAGGACGTGCAGGTCGTCACGGTGAACGGCAACCTGCCCTTCATGCAGGAACTCGCCACCGGAACGGGCCCGACGAAGGCCCTGGTGGGCCTGGATCTGAACCTGCTGGGCTGGATCGAGGCCGATCAGATCCTGCGGGTGCTCACCGACACGCCGCCCGTGTCGGACTACTACACGGTCGCGCGCGTTTTCGACGAGGACAACATCGGCGAACTCGACCTGACCGCTGAGGCGTTCGGCGACAGCTCGTGGTACGGCGGCGCGGGCAGCACGGCGGAGCTGTTCACTTCGCTATGGCTCAAGTAACGAACCCGCAGGAAGCTCCGGATGGTGGGCTCACGCCCGCCATCCGGCTCCGCGACCTGCGGAAGACCTACGTCGAAGGCGTGCCGGTGCTCGAGGGCGTCGACCTGGACGTGCCGCACGGCCAGGTGACCGCGCTGGTCGGCGCGAACGGATCCGGCAAGTCCACGCTCGTGAAGATCCTGTCGGGATATCACGCACCCGACCGGGGCTCCCGCATCTGGATCGATGGCGCGGAAATCGAGGGGCAGATTGCGCCGGCCGCCGCACGCGACGCGGGGCTGAGGTTCGTCCATCAGGATGCTCGGCTCGTATCCGGTGTCAGCGTGCTCGACAACATGCTCGTGGGGGCATACCACACGGGCATCTCGGGCCGCGTGCACTGGCGGTCCGAGCGCCGCAGCGTGCAGGCGCTCCTCGACCGGTGGCGGATCGAGGTTGCCCTCGATGCGGATCCGAGCAACCTGCCCCTCGCGACGGTGTCGAAGCTCGCCGTGCTGCGCGCCCTGCGCACCGAGGGTGACGAGAAGATCAGCGCACTCATTCTCGACGAGCCCACCGCAGCCCTCGGCAACGACGACTCGCACAACCTCCTCACCTGGGTGCGCGAACTTGCCGCCCGGGAGCGTGTCGGCGTTCTCTTCATCGGCCACCGCCTGCCGGAGATCCTCTCGCTGGCCGATCGTGTCGCCGTGCTGCGGGCCGGACGCATCGTCGCGGAAGAGGCGGCCGGCGAGCTCGATGAGGCGCGGTTGGTGCACCACGTCGTCGGGACGGAGATCGCGCAGTTCTATCCGGACCGCGAGGAGCGCCGTTCGGTCGAACCAGTGCTCACCGTCACCGGTCTCGGCGGAGCGAAGGTGCACGATGTCGATCTCCACGTCGGGAAGGGTGAGGTCGTCGGCATCACCGGCCTCGCCGGTAGCGGTTTCGAAGACATCCCCTACCTCGTCGTCGACCCGTCCGCGAGGGCTCGCGGAGAGGTGACGATCGATGGACACAAGATCAATCTGCGCCGCACGACGATCGCCCGACGGGGTGAGCTGGGGCTGGTGCTCGTGCCCGCCGACCGCAAGAACAAGGCGCTCGCCGTCGACCTCACGCTGCGCGAGAATCTGGTGCTGCCCCGGCTCAGGTCGTTCCTTCGCCGCGGCGGCCTCAGCCGCGCTGCCGAGCACACCGACTCCATTCAGGTGCTGAAACGGTTCGGGGTGCGTCCGCCCGACTCACGACTCGCCGCGAGCAGCCTCAGCGGCGGCAATCAGCAGAAGGTCGTGCTCGCCAAGTGGATGAGCACTCGCCCGCAGGTGTTGATCATCCACGAGCCGACGCAGGGGGTCGACGTCGGAGCGAAGTCGGAGATCTTCGCGCTCCTCGCGGAGTCGGCGTCGCAGGGCCTATCGACCGTGCTTGTCTCCGTCGAGTACGAGGATCTCGCGCACCTGTGCGACCGCGTGTACGTCGTCGGCGAAGGACGCATCGTCGCGGAGCTCTCGGGTGCGCAGCTGACGACGGAGGCGATCACGGCGACCGCCCTGATGGGCACGGAGCGCAGGAAGGCGTGAGCGCGTACAGACGGCGCTCAGTCGGTGGGCGGGCCGTGCAGATCGAGCTCGATCGCGGCTCGCGCCTCGCGCAGGGTGTGCATCATCTCCTGGCTGAACAGGTCGCTGTAGCGCACGGAGGGGACGGCGATCGACACGGCGGCGAAGGCCCGACCTGCCTCGTCGTGGATCGGAATGGCCACGGCGGTGACACCGATCTCGGTCTCCTGATTCGCCGTGGCGTAGCCGTTGCGGTGATGCAGGCGAAGCTCGCGCAGGAACCGTTCGATCTCGCTGTCGGAGAGCGCGTCCCCCTGAGCCTGAGCGATCGTCCCCTGATAGAGGCGACGGATGGCCGCTTCCGGCAGGTCGGCGAGGAGCACCCGTCCGCCGGCGGCCTTGATCGCCGGCATCACGACGCCCGTGCGGTTGACGATGCGCAG
This portion of the Microbacterium pygmaeum genome encodes:
- a CDS encoding sugar ABC transporter ATP-binding protein, with translation MVRRRGQHGGAVHFAMAQVTNPQEAPDGGLTPAIRLRDLRKTYVEGVPVLEGVDLDVPHGQVTALVGANGSGKSTLVKILSGYHAPDRGSRIWIDGAEIEGQIAPAAARDAGLRFVHQDARLVSGVSVLDNMLVGAYHTGISGRVHWRSERRSVQALLDRWRIEVALDADPSNLPLATVSKLAVLRALRTEGDEKISALILDEPTAALGNDDSHNLLTWVRELAARERVGVLFIGHRLPEILSLADRVAVLRAGRIVAEEAAGELDEARLVHHVVGTEIAQFYPDREERRSVEPVLTVTGLGGAKVHDVDLHVGKGEVVGITGLAGSGFEDIPYLVVDPSARARGEVTIDGHKINLRRTTIARRGELGLVLVPADRKNKALAVDLTLRENLVLPRLRSFLRRGGLSRAAEHTDSIQVLKRFGVRPPDSRLAASSLSGGNQQKVVLAKWMSTRPQVLIIHEPTQGVDVGAKSEIFALLAESASQGLSTVLVSVEYEDLAHLCDRVYVVGEGRIVAELSGAQLTTEAITATALMGTERRKA